The DNA sequence gtgtgtgtgaaccacctgcagcagctggagagcCTGGTGTGGGAACGCACTGGAAAACTGTTTGTCAGTTCCCATAACGATGGGGGCTACTCTGTGTGGCCTGTCACCAGTGGCAACACCTACAACCACCAGCCAATGTCCTCCAACATCCCGTATGGTGAGAAATGCacacataacataacacaaaacacacacacacacaacacagtgtttcCTGGCCAATGTATGATGAAGGCATGCTGGAGCACAGGTCGTCCAGGTCAGGTGGACGTGGTGGttcagtaaataaagatgagtGTCCGGTGGCAAATTGAGCTGCGTCTGgtgaaatattgtgtttttttttgttagggGGACAATTAGGGTCATGGTTGTGTGTGGATCCATATTGCTTTGCTCCTCATCCAGATTCAGGAGGCACAGGGAACAGGCAGGAACTTAGTTTTAGTCTAGAGGAGTTGCTAGTTCACAGCTATTCAACTAATTTCTGACTTTCTTTGAGTGACCCTCTGATTATAAGGGTCTGAATTTTGAGCTTTGCACTGCTTGCCTTGATTGCTCTTAGCTTTAAACACCTCTGCTCGATGTTTTGAATGTTTCACAACTTCACTGTTCACTGCTTTTCTGTCCCAGGTCCATTTCCCTGCAAGGCCATCAGCAAGATCCTGTGGAGGACAGTAGAGACGGGGTGAGAGCTGAAGCCTTGTGtcagtgacatgtttttcctttcagaGGGTGTTTGATTGCTGCAGTCAGACTGTGCAGTTTGGATCTCAACAGCAGAACATTTTTACTCTCTCTTTCCtactctttttcttttgatctccttttacttgttttttttttttatgtccccATAAATCCAAGAGTTATTGCCTCCCACCCCAAGAACTCTATTTTCTTTAGTTTAGTTGAAGTGAGAAATTGGGAGAAAATTGGTGTTGATTACTCAAGTaaggaaaaaaagagtgaaCTTTTATTATTTGCACTTAACccagttttttttgtatctgttgaTTCCCCACTCATCGTCTTGCAGTGTTGTCCCAGATTATGgataaaatgaacataaataaaatactttaaacctcctgtgtgtctccagtTCTCCGGTGCTGTTGTACAGTGGGGGGATGCCCAGAGCCAGCTATGGCGACCGCCACTGCCTGACCATCCAGCAGGACAAAGACCACGTCACTTTCGACTTCACATCCCGAGTCATTGACTTCTTCACTGTTCACAACACCGAGCAGGAGAAAGGTGAGAACCTGGCAGACACGAATGATGTGTATCCATGGATTCTTGAACATCAACACTCTTAAAGTCAGTAGAgtctgtttgcttttcacacatgcacaacgcagcgggaggttttctgcacagacgcttTCATAACCGTAATAAATCCTCTGCATTGTTATTATTGCTGAgttctcacatcggattctcctGAGTTTCTGCAGAAAATCCAAAGCCTCTCACTCATGCACCTCCTCCTGagagaatgtctgaaagcagctttattctATCTCGTCTCTCCTTCTTTCAGAGTGTGATGACCCCTCGGCAGTGGTCGTGTTACTAGAAGAGGAGCTGGTTGTCATCGACCTCCAGACCCCCGGGTGGCCCACTCTGCCGACTCCCTACCTAGCTCCTCTCCACTCGTCCGCCATCACCTGCTCCTGTCACATCTCCAGTGTTCCTCCTAAACTGTGGGAACGGCTGGTCAACGCAGGCAAAGCACAGCAGGGCTCGCTACACACAAACAGGGTGAGGAGACCACTGAGATGTGCACAGTACAGTACAAATGGAAACCTGCATTAAAGCAGCaacatctctgtctgtcacttAGAAAACATATACATACAGTCAAGAAACTTAATCTACTGTTTGTGTAACTGAAATCAAAATCAGGGCAAAGATAGAAGATGGGTTTGGTCCGACTCATGACTATAAAGCTGTCAGTTCTCCCTAAAAACATGGAAATAATCAGATTCATGCTCCTAAACTATTTTCTCAAGTAAAGCTTTGACCAATGGTTTTGTGTTAATCCCAGAATATCCTGAGTAAGGCCAATTTCAGATCTTGTAAATTTTTTATTAGATACTATTAATACTTAAATGCAGAAATGCAAATACACAATTTTTAGACTGTGGAAGTTGgaagatttgtttatttttagatttaaagaCCTGGTTTAAAGTTATAACTATtgggttgtatttgtgttttctttccgATTTACTTATTTTATAAAGTCGatatcaagcctcagttacatttcgTTTGATAACGTAATCTTGAGAATCTttgcagaataataaaaaaaaaaaggcaaatatcTGTATCTAACTCCCTAATATTGGTATTGGCCCGTGAAAATCCAAATTGGCCGAGCTTGAGTATAAATGGATAATAAGTGTAACCGATCCGAGTGAAGGTATTACACTGAGTGGATGTTATTATTCATGgtgcttgtttgtttgagttcaCTGGCAGCTTGGCAGCTCCGAGGAAACCAACAGAAGTGTGACCATCAGTCCACTGGTGCTGTGCGAACTTTGGGAGCAGGTGTTGGCAGTTAAAGGCTTTGCAGCTCAGATCAGCTGTTTGATCAGTGGCACattaaaccaacacacacacacacacacacacacacacacacacacagctggtaTGCTTGTAAATCATGGCTGCCTCTGTCGGTGTCGGAGGCCAAACCAGAGCCGCTGGCACTATAGCAGGAGGATGTCAACAGTTGTGCATCTCTGAGTTCACATGCTCATACATGTGGCTCTGCCCATGAGTCAAGGCCAGTAGGTTTTGATGGTGAAATGGAAAAGCCACAGtaatatgttgtttttcagttttaaacttcagttcagttcctgcagcttttttaaaatataatgacTTTTTCTCTAATCTTTGTTTGTGCAGAGTTGGCCCATATGTGGAGGGAAAAACCTGGCACCCCCGCCCAAACAACAAGAGCTGCTGTTGAcagggtacacacacacacacacacacacacacacacacacacacacacacacacacacacacacacacacacacacacacacacacacacacacacacacacacacacacacacacagaggctacGTCCACACTGCAGGTGCTtctagttttcctttttttttttctgtcatgacACATCTCTGGCACAAATCTAATGCTTTCTAATAAGTGTCATCTGCAGGGagatgctttgtttttcatttctgatCCGACCCACATGAAAATACTGGATAGATCTAGATCTTCATGTGACTTGCCAGAAATTTGCAGCATAGCCATGATATTAACAAAACCGTGTGATAATTGCCAGCATTTTGCTAACTACAGATGTTTGGCGCAGGCAAagaatgcaaaaataaacaacacagagaggaaggaaacatctgGTTTAATCGAAACTTTGAGGAAACATCACAGTTCAAAGAAAACTCATAAATTAAGTGAAAATTGGGTGAAATCAGGAGGACAAATCAAATGAGTTAAATTGGATATATAATAATGAGTATCTGCATTTTATAATATTGTGTGTTGACAGACATGAGGACGGCACTGTTCGCTTCTGGGATGCCTCGGGCGTTGCTCTCACGCCGCTGTACAAACTCAGCACCGCCAACGTCTTCCACACGGACTGTTACCCCTGTGACGACCCCCAGGACCCAGGAAGTGACCCGGAcatgcagcaggaggaggagtggcCTCCCTTCAAGAAGGTGAGAACTGAGGAGTCGGCATGAGAAGAGGCTAAAGGAAGTTAGGATAGAGTCTAGGTTATGCTCGCCATCCCAGTCATTGTGTGTGACAGCGTGCGTGAGCAATGACGTCACTTCATCTGGTGCCGAGCATCAGATTTGGCTGGTTGCTTATCTTCCAACTTTCTTAACTTGGTCGGAGCagcactgtttgtgtttcttcttctttgtcgtTTTCCGGTGGCGTCACTTGAGAGGACTGTAGTTACTTGCTCCTCAAGCGCGAGAATAAAAGGGAAAGGAGTTGGGAAGACGTCAAAGTTGGCGTGTGGAATGACCGATCCATCAGGCGTAACCGCAGTTTAAGAGAATTAAAGTCTTTTCTCCGAGATCAGGCTCAGCGTTGTTTTACAGGCTGTGAGAATacaatcagtgtgttttttatacacacactcagtccTGTTATAGAACATCTGTGGCCTAATTTTCCCATCTGGATGCTTTCATAGTTTTCAGACAGACCCACCCCATTGTTCCTGCTATTAAAACTTGACTCTGAAGGAACCGCAGTCAGATTCGGTTTTAACGGTTTATTTTCTGTGCAGAATTACAGTGAAATGAAGTGATTCAGCGTCGCGGAGCACAAACATGACGTGGGGTGAATCTGGATGGAGACggtgacagaaaatgaaaatgggtCATGAAGCAGAAActcaatgaatatttaaatgagCTGGCTCTGCAGTTGGAAATGTTAGTGTTTGGATGATAAATTTAAATTATCTGGGATCATTCATGGATTTAAACAGAGACGTTCATCCTGAGTGATGcatttaacagtaaaaaaaaaaagaaatagtgtCCACACCTCTTAAGCCTATTTTCCCATTCCATTAACTcaattcttttctttctattcaCCCCCCAGTCCACCTTTCCACATGTATCCTGTGGTAACAGAGCTGCATGTTCAGGAATGTGGCCCTCATATGGGATGAGGagcctttctctttttttctactCTATAATGAAAACCAGACCAATCAGCccactcgttctctctctcgctctgtgtgtgtgtgtgtgtgtgtgtgtgtgtgtgtgtgtgtgtgtgtgtgtgtgtgtgtgtgtgtgtgtgtgtgtgtgtgtgtgtgtgtgtgtgtgtgtgtgtgagtgaccaACTTCTCCTACTCCTTGTTTTGCCAAGACACAGCTCCAGTGCGAGAGAGGGGATTCTGTTGGAATTCCTACtgtgtgtgagcgagcgagACAGATTGATGCACATGTTTTGCTGAGTACGTACGAGGGGGAAACGGGGGATTGTCCTGGCATTTGGCAGCGAttaagagcagaggagctgctgcagagggaggaCGAGCTGAGCCTCAGAAGGGCATTGACGTTGATCTGTGCCTTTTAACTGAATTAGTTTATGGCCTATTCGGATAATTATTCCGAGTGAGACACTGTTTTACAAGCGCTGGTGGGAAAAGCTGAAGGGGTGAAGAGTTTAGTGGAAATCGTGCATCAGCGCCATCAGTAACGAATCAGCAGCTGCCACCTTTTCTGCTCAAATGCACGTGAGAGATGTTATTTCACAGTTTTTGGTTTCGGGCATTAAATTTGCAAGTTGTTTATTCCGCTGTAACACAACTGGCTGCAGATCATGAGCCTCAGAAGTCGTTGGCATCTTACTGGTGCTGAAGTAGCTGCAGTAACATCAACAGCAGGTGGCTTGGTGTTACtgcatcaccccccccccccccccttatgcacatctagtgtttcaaactgacaaacaaatgttgATTCACCTAAAACACAAGCCTgtgcctgtttttcttttaacatgTGGCCCCAATAAATGTGTGCAGGTGGGCTGTTTCGACCCGTACAGCGATGACCCCCGACTCGGCATCCAGAAGATCAGTATGTGCAAATACAGCAACAAGCTGGTGGTGGCTGGAACTGCTGGACAGGTACTAGAAGCACATTcaataacatgtaaacacactgagctctgtgttttggtttgatgCATCACACAATAGAATGTTTACGTATTATTCTGAGGTCAattcaaaatgtgttgtttgcCCTGGATGccagaacaacaagaaaatCTTTAGTTTGGTAAACATTTGTATCTATTTGAAAGCCTCAATCTGCTCAGTAGATGATGATGGCCCCTGAGGTGTGAGATGTGCACAGTTCAAAGTTTGACAGGAGGACTGATGCTGCTGTTAGAGGAAAGTTCAGATGATCTGAAAACAATAGCTTTCGTCTTTTGGAGATGACGAATACTGATATTTAGAAAACACACGTAATTGAATGTTCAGACTCTGCTGCACTTAAAAGGTGCGTTCTGTAAATACTGCAGCTCACGGTACAACAAAGAAATGGAGCTCTCAAGTTTCACTTTTTGGAGTGTTTTGAAAAACTGCATCATTACTATTGTCACTCATTTACAAGAACTGAATGAGCCCAGATGATTCTTTGCTTCTTCCATGTCTGCAGGTGATAGTGATGGGTTTGAGCGACGAGCCCTCGGACCACTTCGTGGACGTGTCGGTGGTCGATCTGCTTCAGGACCGGGAGGGCTTCACCTGGAAGGGCCACGACAGGCTGGAGCCGCGCCTCAAACCCGCCCCCTTCCCCCCAGGCTTCCAGCCTCTGGTGCTGGTGCAGTGTCTGCCCCCGGCCTCAGTCACAGCGGTGGCGCTGCATGCCGAGTGGAACCTGATCTCCTTTGGGACAAGTCATGGGTTTGGCTTGTTTGACTACCACAGACGAAACGCTGTGCTGGCCAGGTTAGGCAGCTCGGGATGTTAATATCTATTCTTCAAATAAAGGATGTTTCAGAATTCATACTCAATCTGTTACCTCTTTTCTTTacattctctttctcttcatgcTCCCCTAGGTGCACCCTGCACCCTAATGACTCCTTGGCGATGGAGGGCCCACTGTCCAGAGTCAAGTCCTTAAAGAAATCATTACGGCAAAGCTTTAGACGCATTCGCAAGAGCAGGGTGTCGGGGAAGAAACGCCCAATCACCACACCCACCAGCAAGGTGAATGGTCATTAGAGGTCAAtgcagagagcaaacagacTGAATCATTTCCTGACTTTAACGACTGTTATGTGCAGGTGCAAGAGGCTAACGCTGCTTTAGCCGAGCAGGAGGAAATGGCTCCTATACAGCGAAGGATTGAGCCCCGGTCAGCAGACGACTCGCTGTCTGGGGTCGTCCGATGTCTTTGCTTCGCCGACACCTTCCTGCGTGATGGTGTGTTTATTTACTGGTCAGGAGTGTGGACTGGTTGTAGAACTCTCAGTCTGATAATGCAGCCCTGATTCATTTGGTTTCTTCTGCCTCTTACACCAGGTACACACCACGGCCCCACACTTTGGGCGGGCACCAACTCGGGCAGTGTGTACGCCTACGCTCTGGAGGTCCCCGGCATTGGCTCGGGACGTGCGTGTGAGCGGGGTGGTGCGAGCGAGGGCAGCGTGTGCGTGGAGGCGCTGCTGGGCAAAGAGATTCAGCTGATGCACAGGGCCCCTGTGGTGTCGATCTGCGTGTTGGACGGCCGGGGGAAACCGTTACCGGACCCATACGAAGCCTCCCAGGACCTCTCCATCGCGCCGGATATGACCAACGCTCACTCTGTCCTCATTGCATCAGAGGAACAGCTCAAGGTGGAGGCcgaaaaacactttttacatttgtatacaagacatattgtgtttgtgttgtttcattgGTTTTCTAAAGACAGTTCTGTTCCAATGGAAACCAATGATGTCTcgtctgtctctgcctccagGTGTTCTCTCTCCCCAAGGTGAGCGCCAAGACCAAGTTCAAGCTGACGGCGCATGAAGGCTGTCGGGTGAGGAAGGTGGCCCTGGTGGTCTTCAGCTCCACGACTCAGGAAGACTACAGCGAACACACACTGGTGTGTCTCACCAACATGGGAGACATGCACCTCTTTAACATCCCGGCCCTTCGACCACAGGTGGGTTCAGCTTGACTTTGATTCTTTTTGTATAGTAGCTGCAGTTTTAATGATGCACTTTATGTTTCTTAGGTTCGTTACGACTGCATCCGCAAAGAAGACATCAGTGGTATTGCATCCTGTGTCTTCACCAAGAATGGACAGGGTGAGTAGAAGGAAAAGTGAAACTGGCAGTCACAAGATTTCactttcatatttaaattctgTGAAACAAAAAGGACAGAGACGATgacagtttcattttaaagcaaGACTGAGATTTCGGCTTCTGAGACTTCTGCCTTCATCCCAAATACAGGAGAGATGAATAgagctgtttgttttataaaaaaaagtcaacactAGTGTCTCTGTCCAGGATAACTT is a window from the Hippoglossus hippoglossus isolate fHipHip1 chromosome 8, fHipHip1.pri, whole genome shotgun sequence genome containing:
- the llgl1 gene encoding lethal(2) giant larvae protein homolog 1; amino-acid sequence: MMKFRFRRQGTDPQREKIKQELFAFNKTVEHGFPHQPSALAFDPKLQLMAIGTKSGAIKVYGAPGVEFTGLHQDTTAVTQIHFLPGQGRLLSLLDDNTIHLWELVAGPPREVGGVKKEGVASLQEVDSYSLPGRPGIESCSATRVTVLLLLRSCDLLCIGTEGGGVYFLQLPRLSLRDDQTLLQDQVTQSLPDDYRCGKSLGPVESLQEHPQHSGKILIGYSRGLVVLWDLSTHHADQLFLGKQQLESLVWERTGKLFVSSHNDGGYSVWPVTSGNTYNHQPMSSNIPYGPFPCKAISKILWRTVETGSPVLLYSGGMPRASYGDRHCLTIQQDKDHVTFDFTSRVIDFFTVHNTEQEKECDDPSAVVVLLEEELVVIDLQTPGWPTLPTPYLAPLHSSAITCSCHISSVPPKLWERLVNAGKAQQGSLHTNRSWPICGGKNLAPPPKQQELLLTGHEDGTVRFWDASGVALTPLYKLSTANVFHTDCYPCDDPQDPGSDPDMQQEEEWPPFKKVGCFDPYSDDPRLGIQKISMCKYSNKLVVAGTAGQVIVMGLSDEPSDHFVDVSVVDLLQDREGFTWKGHDRLEPRLKPAPFPPGFQPLVLVQCLPPASVTAVALHAEWNLISFGTSHGFGLFDYHRRNAVLARCTLHPNDSLAMEGPLSRVKSLKKSLRQSFRRIRKSRVSGKKRPITTPTSKVQEANAALAEQEEMAPIQRRIEPRSADDSLSGVVRCLCFADTFLRDGTHHGPTLWAGTNSGSVYAYALEVPGIGSGRACERGGASEGSVCVEALLGKEIQLMHRAPVVSICVLDGRGKPLPDPYEASQDLSIAPDMTNAHSVLIASEEQLKVFSLPKVSAKTKFKLTAHEGCRVRKVALVVFSSTTQEDYSEHTLVCLTNMGDMHLFNIPALRPQVRYDCIRKEDISGIASCVFTKNGQGFYLISPSEYERFSLSAKVVTEPLFSVQLDRSLEATLACDGMTTQPQANGTHKNQMSQAEGQTEELPSSLSSPNLDTPLDSPLSCADLTLDSTGELTVEDVRDFLTTVDEAENNLKNIKEEEGHSTGILIN